The following coding sequences lie in one Maribacter forsetii DSM 18668 genomic window:
- a CDS encoding LptE family protein — protein sequence MKYLKKSLIFILPVILLLSCGVYNFTGGNVGEAKTFKVNYFQNYATQSPGSTFEPGVDRDFTLALQDRIQNQTSLDLISTGNPDLLYEGEITEYKISPMSATAAQTAAQNRLSIRVKVRFYNQLKEDAAFDQSFSFFFDYDADTQLATVKSEAHEIIFERLTQDIFNASLADW from the coding sequence ATGAAATACCTTAAAAAATCTCTGATATTCATACTGCCTGTCATCTTACTTCTAAGCTGCGGTGTATATAATTTTACCGGTGGTAATGTTGGCGAAGCCAAAACCTTTAAAGTAAATTACTTTCAAAATTATGCCACACAAAGTCCTGGTTCTACTTTTGAACCTGGGGTTGATAGAGATTTTACTTTAGCATTACAAGACAGAATTCAAAACCAAACGAGCCTAGATTTAATCAGCACAGGTAACCCAGATTTATTGTATGAAGGTGAAATAACCGAGTATAAAATCTCACCTATGTCTGCAACAGCAGCGCAAACAGCGGCACAGAACAGACTATCTATTAGAGTTAAAGTACGTTTTTACAATCAATTAAAAGAAGATGCTGCTTTTGACCAAAGTTTTTCTTTCTTTTTTGATTATGATGCAGATACACAATTAGCGACCGTTAAGAGTGAAGCTCATGAAATCATTTTTGAACGATTGACACAAGATATTTTCAACGCCTCATTGGCAGATTGGTAA
- the miaB gene encoding tRNA (N6-isopentenyl adenosine(37)-C2)-methylthiotransferase MiaB translates to MEKTIDENVQGTTLVVEGKEMNKRNLYIESYGCAMNFADSEIVASILATEGFNTTQTLEDADLVLVNTCSIRDKAEQTIRKRLTEYNKVKKSRPHLKVGVLGCMAERLKDKLLDEEKIVDMVVGPDAYKDLPNLIKEVDSGRDAVNVILSKDETYGDIAPVRLNTNGVTAFVSITRGCDNMCTFCVVPFTRGRERSRDPQSILAEISELSEKGFKEITLLGQNVDSYLWYGGGLKKNFVNATDMQKATATNFSKLLEMVALANPKMRIRFSTSNPQDMTLDVIRTMAKHKNICNHIHLPVQSGSNRILKEMNRLHTIEEYFELTDEIRKILPGCSISQDIITGFPTETEEDHAATLRALEHVKYDFGYMYAYSERPGTMAGRKMEDDVPEATKKRRLSEIIALQRSHCQYRTEKHVGKIQEVLIEGTSKKSEHEWMGRNSQSTVVVFPKENYKVGDFVNVQINDCTSATLKGAAVGYSDNN, encoded by the coding sequence ATGGAGAAAACCATAGACGAAAATGTGCAGGGCACAACTTTGGTAGTTGAAGGAAAAGAAATGAACAAGCGTAATCTCTACATAGAGAGCTACGGTTGCGCCATGAACTTTGCCGATAGTGAAATTGTTGCATCTATCTTAGCGACCGAAGGTTTTAACACCACCCAAACGTTAGAAGATGCGGATTTAGTACTTGTAAACACGTGTTCTATTAGAGATAAAGCAGAGCAGACCATTCGTAAAAGATTAACCGAATATAATAAGGTAAAAAAATCTAGGCCACATTTAAAAGTTGGAGTTCTTGGCTGCATGGCAGAACGACTGAAAGACAAGCTTTTAGATGAGGAAAAAATAGTGGATATGGTCGTTGGGCCAGATGCCTATAAAGATTTACCCAACTTAATCAAAGAAGTTGATTCTGGAAGAGATGCTGTAAACGTAATTCTTTCCAAAGATGAAACTTATGGCGATATAGCTCCCGTCAGATTAAATACGAACGGAGTGACGGCTTTTGTTTCTATTACCAGAGGTTGTGATAATATGTGTACTTTTTGCGTAGTTCCGTTCACCAGAGGTCGCGAACGTAGCAGAGACCCACAATCTATCTTAGCAGAGATCAGCGAGCTTTCTGAAAAAGGATTTAAAGAGATTACACTTCTAGGACAGAATGTAGACAGCTACTTATGGTATGGCGGCGGACTAAAGAAAAATTTCGTGAATGCTACGGATATGCAAAAAGCAACTGCCACCAACTTTTCCAAGTTATTGGAAATGGTAGCATTGGCAAACCCTAAAATGCGCATTCGGTTCTCTACATCCAACCCGCAAGACATGACCTTGGACGTCATCAGAACCATGGCCAAACACAAGAATATTTGTAATCATATTCATTTACCTGTACAAAGTGGCAGTAATCGTATTTTAAAGGAAATGAATCGGCTACATACCATTGAAGAGTACTTTGAACTAACAGATGAAATTAGAAAAATTTTACCTGGCTGTTCTATTTCTCAAGATATTATCACGGGCTTCCCCACTGAAACAGAAGAAGATCATGCGGCCACGTTAAGAGCATTGGAACATGTAAAATATGATTTCGGTTATATGTACGCATATTCAGAAAGACCAGGTACTATGGCTGGCAGAAAAATGGAAGACGATGTGCCAGAGGCTACAAAAAAGAGACGCCTTTCTGAAATTATAGCTTTACAGAGAAGCCACTGTCAATACAGAACCGAAAAACATGTAGGTAAAATACAAGAGGTTTTAATAGAAGGAACCTCTAAAAAATCAGAACATGAATGGATGGGTAGAAATAGCCAAAGTACCGTTGTGGTCTTTCCGAAAGAGAATTACAAGGTGGGCGACTTTGTAAACGTACAAATTAACGATTGCACTTCTGCCACTTTAAAAGGTGCTGCAGTTGGGTATTCTGACAATAACTAA
- a CDS encoding sigma-54 interaction domain-containing protein, whose protein sequence is MESIQSIKQRFEIIGQDLKLNRALEKAMQVAATDISVLVTGESGVGKESIPKIIHSLSHRKHAKYIAVNCGAIPEGTIDSELFGHEKGAFTGATQTRSGYFEVADGGTIFLDEVGELPLTTQVRLLRVLENGEFLKVGSSQVQKTDVRIVAATNVNMFEAIKKERFREDLYYRLSTVEINIPPLRERQGDIHLLFRKFASDFSQKYKMPTIRLDDHAVSLLTKYRWPGNIRQLRNIAEQVSVLEENRAITATTLNGYLPHNTTSNLPAVVSNTKSESDFSNEREILYKVLFDMKGDLNDLKKLTMELLKNNDSEKVQKDNENLIRKIYGNDDEEDADIEHNTQEEASMNLLHLPEPKREEASIIQDSYEDKYHFAEEIQEEETLSLQEKEVELIKKSLERNRGKRKAAATELGISERTLYRKIKQYDL, encoded by the coding sequence ATGGAAAGTATACAAAGTATAAAACAACGTTTTGAAATTATTGGGCAAGACCTAAAATTAAATCGTGCTCTTGAAAAAGCAATGCAAGTTGCCGCAACTGACATTTCCGTTCTGGTTACAGGTGAAAGTGGTGTAGGAAAGGAATCCATTCCAAAAATCATTCATTCACTTTCCCATAGAAAACATGCAAAATATATCGCCGTAAACTGCGGTGCCATACCAGAAGGTACTATTGATAGTGAACTTTTTGGACACGAAAAAGGGGCATTTACCGGGGCTACACAAACAAGAAGTGGCTATTTTGAAGTAGCGGATGGTGGTACCATATTTTTGGATGAAGTTGGCGAACTACCATTAACTACCCAAGTAAGATTATTACGTGTACTTGAAAATGGTGAGTTTCTTAAAGTAGGTTCATCACAAGTGCAAAAGACAGATGTACGTATTGTTGCGGCTACGAATGTAAATATGTTCGAAGCTATTAAAAAAGAGCGTTTTCGCGAAGATTTATACTATCGTTTAAGCACTGTAGAAATTAACATTCCGCCATTACGTGAACGTCAAGGTGATATTCATTTATTGTTCCGAAAATTTGCATCCGATTTTAGTCAGAAGTACAAAATGCCTACTATCAGACTAGATGACCATGCCGTATCATTATTGACAAAATACAGATGGCCTGGTAACATTCGCCAACTGAGGAATATCGCAGAACAGGTTTCGGTCTTGGAAGAAAATAGAGCTATCACCGCTACCACTTTAAACGGTTATCTGCCGCATAATACTACAAGCAATCTACCTGCAGTAGTCTCCAACACTAAATCTGAAAGCGACTTCAGCAATGAAAGAGAAATACTGTACAAAGTACTTTTTGATATGAAAGGCGACCTCAACGACCTTAAAAAGTTGACGATGGAGCTCTTAAAGAACAATGATTCTGAAAAGGTTCAAAAAGACAACGAAAATCTTATCCGTAAAATTTACGGCAATGACGATGAAGAAGATGCAGATATCGAACACAATACGCAAGAAGAAGCTTCAATGAACCTATTGCACTTACCTGAACCGAAACGAGAAGAAGCTTCTATTATTCAAGACTCTTACGAGGACAAATATCATTTTGCCGAAGAAATTCAAGAAGAAGAAACCCTATCTTTACAAGAGAAAGAGGTCGAATTAATAAAGAAATCATTAGAACGCAATAGAGGAAAAAGAAAAGCCGCGGCAACAGAATTAGGTATTTCTGAACGAACACTTTATCGCAAAATAAAACAGTACGATCTTTAA
- a CDS encoding co-chaperone GroES, whose protein sequence is MAKVNIKPLADRVLIEPMAAETKTASGLYIPDTAKEKPQKGKVVAVGPGTKDDSVTVKVGDTVLYGKYAGTELKLEGTDYLMMRESDILAII, encoded by the coding sequence ATGGCTAAAGTTAATATCAAACCATTGGCAGACCGAGTTCTTATCGAGCCAATGGCAGCTGAAACTAAAACTGCATCTGGACTTTACATTCCTGATACCGCAAAAGAAAAACCTCAAAAAGGTAAAGTTGTTGCTGTAGGTCCTGGAACAAAAGATGACAGTGTTACCGTTAAAGTTGGCGATACCGTTCTTTATGGAAAGTACGCTGGTACTGAATTGAAGTTAGAAGGTACAGATTACTTGATGATGAGAGAAAGCGATATTCTTGCTATTATCTAA
- the secG gene encoding preprotein translocase subunit SecG, translating into MSTFSIFLILIIVVCLLLVLVIMVQNPKGGGLSSSFGGGGNQVVGGVKKTGDFLDKSTWTLAGLLIVLILASNVALKGNFSDADSKLLQGDDIETVVPEALPETVTPPVTNEPTPSDSL; encoded by the coding sequence ATGAGTACATTTTCAATTTTCCTAATACTTATCATTGTTGTTTGCTTATTGCTAGTATTAGTGATCATGGTACAAAACCCAAAAGGTGGCGGACTTTCTTCTTCTTTTGGCGGAGGAGGCAACCAAGTTGTTGGTGGAGTAAAAAAAACAGGTGACTTTTTAGATAAAAGTACTTGGACTCTAGCAGGTCTATTAATAGTTTTAATCTTAGCTTCTAACGTTGCCCTTAAAGGTAACTTTAGTGATGCAGATTCAAAATTATTACAAGGTGATGATATTGAAACCGTAGTGCCGGAAGCACTGCCAGAAACAGTAACACCACCTGTAACTAACGAGCCTACACCGTCGGATAGTTTATAA